Proteins from a genomic interval of Zingiber officinale cultivar Zhangliang chromosome 2A, Zo_v1.1, whole genome shotgun sequence:
- the LOC122041730 gene encoding BTB/POZ domain-containing protein At3g05675-like, whose product MSHRKRQRNGSSGRLSSIDGALADESSSPPAAMPGSFNDPVTADVTLRLEFYDDLIPDLDAPIPFLDLSVRSDALRRSHYFSCLLSDRWKQPDGSSDEFPVRLTLKISRDDDLRRRGPFHAHVAVLRLLHTLDFSGSIASVSDALDMIPVALELVFNDCVRACVRFLEAVPWTEDEEERVLKLMPFLGKEESEELLSRVLPVVSASRECDSIPESMLRGLIDTAIRRNLNGATVKAFVARILKDFPSRELVEKVLGQAFLSSLERVKDYMGKYASPEVRIAENSNEREAIQKVNLHAVLVNVKHLHWLIDRIMELRVADKVVREWSEQEALAADLIKTFRDDTWKNIVPGLAFLVTRCSYRLADAVASGITLAPQQVRMRLVKTWLPVLNVLKDIFLQEHPVGYIFRNESVGDKTLYLDLEETFLKIISTLPLSSAQELLQQCLCFSTRNLDDCPHLTSAFRTWFRRANRSPLDLRNIS is encoded by the exons ATGTCTCACCGGAAACGGCAACGGAACGGAAGCAGCGGCCGCCTCTCTTCCATCGACGGTGCTCTTGCAGATGAGTCCTCCTCTCCTCCTGCCGCCATGCCAGGTAGCTTCAACGACCCCGTCACCGCGGACGTCACCCTCCGCCTCGAGTTTTACGACGACCTAATACCCGATCTGGACGCTCCCATCCCCTTCCTCGACCTTTCCGTTCGGTCGGACGCCCTCCGCCGCTCCCACTATTTTTCTTGCCTTCTCTCCGACCGCTGGAAGCAACCTGACGGCTCCTCCGACGAGTTTCCTGTCCGATTGACGCTCAAGATCTCCCGGGACGACGATCTCCGCCGCCGTGGCCCATTCCACGCCCACGTCGCCGTCCTCCGGCTTCTGCACACGCTGGATTTCTCCGGATCGATCGCCTCCGTTTCCGACGCGCTGGACATGATTCCGGTCGCGTTGGAGCTCGTCTTCAACGATTGCGTCCGGGCTTGCGTCCGGTTTCTGGAGGCTGTGCCGTGGACTGAGGATGAGGAAGAAAGGGTCCTCAAGTTGATGCCTTTTCTTGGTAAAGAGGAGTCCGAGGAGCTCCTTTCCAGGGTTCTTCCCGTGGTGTCAGCTTCTAGGGAATGCGATAGCATACCGGAGTCTATGCTCCGTGGGTTGATTGATACTGCGATCCGCCGGAATCTGAATGGGGCGACCGTGAAGGCCTTTGTGGCGAGGATTCTGAAGGATTTCCCATCTCGGGAATTGGTGGAGAAGGTGCTGGGCCAGGCATTCTTGTCGAGCTTGGAGAGGGTAAAAGACTACATGGGGAAGTATGCCAGCCCTGAAGTCAGGATCGCCGAGAATAGTAATGAAAGAGAAGCCATCCAGAAGGTGAACTTGCACGCCGTGCTGGTCAATGTGAAGCATCTACATTGGCTGATTGATAGGATTATGGAGCTGAGGGTCGCAGACAAGGTAGTCAGGGAGTGGAGTGAGCAGGAGGCCCTGGCAGCTGACTTGATAAAGACCTTCAGGGATGATACTTGGAAAAATATTGTGCCTGGATTGGCTTTTTTGGTCACAAGGTGCAGCTACCGCCTGGCTGATGCTGTTGCTTCTGGCATTACTTTGGCTCCTCAACAG GTGAGAATGAGACTTGTGAAGACCTGGCTTCCTGTGTTAAATGTGCTCAAGGATATATTTTTACAAGAACACCCTGTCGGTTATATCTTTCGAAATGAGAGTGTTGGTGATAAAACACTATACCTTGACCTTGAGGAAACATTCCTAAAGATTATATCCACGTTGCCACTCTCCAGTGCTCAGGAACTGCTGCAGCAGTGTCTGTGCTTCTCCACTCGCAATCTTGACGACTGCCCCCACTTGACATCTGCATTCAGAACATGGTTCAGGCGTGCTAATAGATCTCCACTTGATTTAAGAAATATTTCATAG